A stretch of Vibrio maritimus DNA encodes these proteins:
- the carA gene encoding glutamine-hydrolyzing carbamoyl-phosphate synthase small subunit, translated as MSKSALLVLEDGTVFRGVSIGADGLSVGEVVFNTSMTGYQEILTDPSYSQQIVTLTYPHIGNTGTNKEDEESSAIHAQGLVIRDLPLIASNFRNEQSLSDYLKSQNIVGIADIDTRKLTRLLREKGAQNGCIVAGDNLDEALALAKAKEFPGLKGMDLAKEVTTQETYQWKQGSWTLEGGLPEAKDDSELPYHVVAYDFGAKRNILRMLVDRGCRLTVVPAQTSAEEVLALNPDGVFLSNGPGDPAPCTYAIEATKVFLDKGLPIFGICLGHQILALASGAQTVKMKFGHHGANHPVKDLDRDVVMITSQNHGFAADEETLPENLRATHKSLFDGTLQGIHRTDKPAFSFQGHPEASPGPHDAAPLFDHFIDLIKEHKA; from the coding sequence TTGAGTAAATCAGCACTGTTAGTCCTAGAAGATGGGACAGTGTTCCGCGGTGTTTCCATTGGAGCAGATGGTTTATCCGTTGGTGAAGTTGTTTTTAATACCTCGATGACGGGGTACCAAGAAATCCTCACTGATCCTTCCTATTCTCAACAGATTGTCACTCTCACTTATCCTCATATTGGCAATACTGGTACTAATAAAGAAGACGAAGAGTCTTCAGCAATCCACGCACAAGGCCTTGTGATCCGCGATCTTCCCCTTATCGCTTCTAACTTCCGTAATGAACAGTCACTTTCAGACTACCTTAAGTCTCAAAACATCGTAGGTATCGCAGACATCGATACGCGTAAGCTGACTCGTCTTCTACGTGAAAAAGGTGCACAAAACGGCTGTATCGTTGCAGGTGATAACCTAGACGAAGCGCTAGCACTGGCGAAAGCGAAAGAGTTCCCTGGCTTGAAAGGTATGGACCTTGCGAAAGAAGTAACAACGCAAGAAACGTATCAATGGAAACAGGGTTCGTGGACACTTGAGGGGGGCCTTCCTGAAGCGAAAGACGACAGCGAGCTGCCATATCACGTTGTTGCCTACGACTTCGGTGCAAAACGCAACATCCTACGTATGCTTGTTGACCGCGGCTGCCGCCTAACAGTGGTTCCAGCGCAAACTTCTGCTGAAGAGGTGCTTGCACTTAACCCAGATGGCGTATTCCTATCAAACGGCCCTGGTGACCCAGCGCCATGTACTTACGCTATCGAAGCAACAAAAGTATTCCTAGACAAAGGCCTACCAATCTTCGGTATCTGCCTTGGTCACCAAATCTTGGCTCTAGCGTCTGGTGCGCAAACAGTGAAGATGAAGTTTGGCCACCACGGTGCAAACCACCCAGTGAAAGACCTAGACCGTGATGTAGTAATGATTACTTCACAGAACCACGGCTTTGCTGCGGATGAAGAGACGCTGCCAGAGAACCTACGTGCAACGCACAAATCTCTGTTCGACGGCACACTTCAAGGTATCCACCGTACAGATAAGCCAGCGTTCAGCTTCCAGGGTCACCCTGAAGCGAGCCCAGGTCCACACGATGCAGCGCCATTGTTTGACCACTTCATCGACCTAATCAAAGAACACAAAGCGTAA
- the dapB gene encoding 4-hydroxy-tetrahydrodipicolinate reductase — translation MVRIAIAGAAGRMGRNLVKATFHNKQATVGAGSERPESSLVGVDVGELCGEGRFDVALVDDLTKSIADFDVIIDFTAPKSTLANLELCKQHGKKMVIGTTGFSEEEKELIDEAAKVVPVVMAPNYSVGVNLVFKLLEKAAKVMGDYCDIEIVEAHHRHKVDAPSGTAIGMGEAIAGAMGNELNDVAVYAREGITGERTRDEIGFATIRAGDIIGEHTAMFADIGERVEITHKATDRMTFANGAVKAAVWLNDKPAGFYTMTEVLGLDSI, via the coding sequence ATGGTAAGAATTGCGATTGCAGGAGCAGCGGGCCGTATGGGTCGCAACCTAGTAAAAGCAACATTTCACAACAAACAAGCGACCGTGGGAGCAGGCTCAGAGCGCCCTGAGTCTTCACTCGTTGGCGTTGATGTTGGTGAACTATGTGGTGAAGGGCGCTTTGATGTCGCGCTGGTCGATGATTTAACCAAGTCGATTGCAGACTTTGATGTGATTATCGACTTTACTGCACCGAAAAGTACCCTTGCGAATCTAGAGCTGTGCAAACAGCATGGTAAAAAAATGGTCATTGGTACCACAGGCTTCAGCGAAGAAGAGAAAGAGCTCATCGATGAAGCGGCTAAGGTGGTTCCGGTTGTCATGGCACCAAACTACAGCGTTGGTGTAAACCTAGTATTTAAACTGCTAGAGAAAGCAGCAAAGGTCATGGGTGACTACTGTGATATCGAAATCGTAGAAGCACACCACCGCCATAAAGTTGATGCGCCTTCTGGCACAGCAATTGGTATGGGTGAGGCGATCGCGGGCGCGATGGGTAATGAGCTTAATGATGTGGCAGTTTACGCTCGTGAAGGCATTACGGGTGAGCGAACTCGTGATGAAATTGGCTTTGCGACGATTCGCGCTGGTGACATCATTGGTGAGCACACTGCAATGTTTGCCGATATTGGTGAGCGTGTTGAGATCACACACAAGGCCACCGATAGAATGACCTTTGCCAATGGTGCGGTTAAAGCTGCGGTATGGCTCAATGATAAGCCTGCTGGTTTCTACACCATGACCGAAGTACTCGGATTGGATAGCATTTAA
- the mutT gene encoding 8-oxo-dGTP diphosphatase MutT — MKRVHIVAAIIFNQDKSQIYITKRPDNLHKGGFWEFPGGKVEAGETIQEAIARELDEEIDIEVTEQVLFEHLLHDYPEKSLEFDFISVTGFEGVPFGKEGQEGRWVSITELADYRFPEANVPILNKVIEKYR, encoded by the coding sequence GTGAAGCGAGTTCATATTGTCGCCGCCATTATCTTTAACCAAGATAAGTCTCAAATCTACATTACCAAGAGACCCGATAACCTACATAAAGGCGGCTTCTGGGAGTTCCCTGGTGGCAAGGTTGAAGCAGGTGAAACGATTCAAGAGGCTATTGCTCGTGAACTGGATGAAGAGATTGATATCGAAGTGACCGAGCAGGTGCTTTTCGAACATCTTCTGCATGATTACCCTGAGAAGTCGTTAGAGTTCGATTTCATCTCAGTAACAGGTTTTGAAGGTGTGCCTTTTGGTAAAGAAGGGCAGGAAGGACGCTGGGTCAGTATCACCGAATTGGCAGACTATCGCTTCCCTGAAGCCAACGTGCCTATCTTGAACAAAGTCATCGAAAAATACCGTTAA
- the secA gene encoding preprotein translocase subunit SecA: MITNLLTKVIGSRNDRTLRRLRKIVKQINNYEPQFEALSDEELKAKTVEFRERLDKGENLDQILPEAFATVREASKRVFGMRHFDVQLIGGMVLNSGQIAEMRTGEGKTLTATLPAYLNALPGKGVHIVTVNDYLAKRDAETNRALFEFLGMTVGINVPNMHPQEKKEAYQADILYGTNNEFGFDYLRDNMAFRVEDRVQRERFFAVVDEVDSILIDEARTPLIISGPAEDSSDLYTRINTLIPNLEQQEQEDSEEYRGDGHYTVDEKSKQVHLTETGQEYVEELLIKNGLMEEGDTLYSPTNISLLHHVNAALRAHVLFEKNVDYIVNEQGEVVIVDEHTGRTMPGRRWSEGLHQAVEAKEGVKIQNENQTLASITFQNYFRLYDKLSGMTGTADTEAFEFQSIYGLETVVIPTNKPMVRNDMPDVVYRTEMEKFNAIIEDIKERAANGQPILVGTVSIEKSELLSNALKQAKIKHNVLNAKFHEREAEIVAEAGTPGAVTIATNMAGRGTDIVLGGSWQSKVEQLDNPSQEQIDAIKAEWKVIHDQVLEAGGLHIIGTERHESRRIDNQLRGRSGRQGDAGSSRFYLSMEDQLLRIFTSDRMASLIQSGMEEGEAIESKMLSRSIEKAQRKVEGRNFDIRKQLLEFDDVANDQRKVVYELRDELMTADDISEMLEQNRADVFTSVIDEYIPPQSLEDMWDIEGLQERLKNDFDLDLAIKSWLEEDDKLYEEALREKILDTAVTIYKEKEETVGAQVLRNFEKSVMLQTLDTLWKEHLAAMDHLRQGIHLRGYAQKNPKQEYKRESFELFEQLLDSLKIDVITILSKVRVQQQEEVERMEAQRQAQAEAAAAKAQAQHANAENQLADNSEQEQEGSAQPMVREERKVGRNEPCPCGSGKKYKQCHGKIN, from the coding sequence ATGATTACTAACCTACTGACAAAGGTCATTGGTAGTCGCAACGACAGAACACTGCGTCGACTAAGAAAAATCGTAAAACAGATCAATAACTACGAGCCGCAGTTCGAAGCGTTGTCTGATGAAGAACTAAAAGCAAAGACGGTTGAGTTTCGTGAGCGTTTGGACAAAGGTGAAAATCTAGACCAAATCCTACCAGAAGCGTTTGCAACTGTTCGTGAAGCATCTAAGCGTGTGTTCGGCATGCGTCACTTCGATGTTCAGCTTATCGGTGGTATGGTTCTTAACTCAGGCCAAATTGCAGAGATGCGTACCGGTGAAGGTAAAACGCTGACTGCAACACTTCCAGCCTACTTGAACGCTCTACCAGGCAAAGGTGTTCACATCGTAACGGTGAACGACTATCTTGCTAAGCGTGATGCGGAAACTAACCGCGCGCTATTCGAATTCCTAGGCATGACGGTGGGTATCAACGTACCAAACATGCACCCTCAAGAGAAAAAAGAAGCTTATCAAGCGGATATTCTATACGGTACGAACAACGAGTTCGGCTTCGACTATCTTCGTGACAACATGGCCTTCCGTGTTGAAGACCGAGTTCAGCGTGAACGCTTCTTCGCTGTTGTCGATGAAGTTGACTCCATCCTTATTGATGAAGCTCGTACCCCACTCATTATCTCTGGTCCAGCAGAAGACAGCTCTGATCTTTACACTCGCATCAACACCCTGATCCCGAATCTTGAACAGCAAGAGCAAGAAGATTCTGAAGAGTACCGAGGTGACGGTCACTATACGGTTGATGAGAAGTCTAAGCAGGTTCACCTAACAGAGACCGGTCAAGAGTACGTTGAAGAATTGCTAATCAAAAACGGTCTGATGGAAGAAGGCGATACACTGTATTCACCAACTAACATTAGCCTATTGCACCACGTTAATGCTGCATTGCGTGCTCACGTGCTGTTTGAGAAGAACGTTGACTATATCGTCAACGAGCAAGGCGAAGTGGTTATCGTTGATGAGCACACGGGTCGTACTATGCCTGGTCGTCGTTGGTCTGAAGGTCTTCACCAAGCGGTTGAAGCTAAAGAAGGCGTTAAGATCCAGAATGAAAACCAAACATTGGCATCGATTACCTTCCAGAACTACTTCCGTCTATACGACAAACTGTCGGGCATGACTGGTACCGCTGATACTGAAGCATTCGAATTCCAATCTATCTACGGTCTAGAGACTGTGGTTATCCCAACCAACAAGCCTATGGTACGTAACGATATGCCGGATGTGGTTTATCGTACAGAGATGGAGAAATTCAACGCCATCATCGAAGATATCAAAGAGCGAGCGGCAAATGGTCAGCCTATTCTGGTTGGTACTGTATCGATTGAAAAATCAGAGTTGCTATCAAACGCTCTGAAGCAAGCGAAGATCAAGCACAACGTACTTAACGCGAAATTCCACGAGCGTGAAGCGGAAATCGTTGCTGAAGCGGGTACGCCAGGCGCGGTGACCATCGCAACTAACATGGCAGGTCGTGGTACCGATATCGTGTTGGGTGGTAGCTGGCAGTCGAAGGTTGAGCAGCTAGATAACCCATCCCAAGAGCAGATCGACGCTATTAAAGCTGAGTGGAAAGTGATTCATGATCAAGTGCTAGAAGCTGGTGGTCTGCACATCATCGGTACTGAGCGTCATGAATCTCGTCGTATCGATAACCAGCTTCGTGGTCGTTCTGGTCGTCAGGGTGACGCGGGTTCTTCTCGCTTCTACCTATCAATGGAAGACCAACTACTTCGTATCTTTACTTCTGATCGTATGGCGAGTCTTATCCAGAGCGGTATGGAAGAAGGCGAAGCGATTGAAAGTAAGATGCTGTCTCGCTCAATCGAGAAAGCACAGCGTAAAGTGGAAGGTCGCAACTTCGACATCCGTAAACAGCTTCTTGAGTTTGATGACGTGGCGAACGATCAGCGTAAGGTGGTCTACGAGCTGCGTGATGAACTAATGACGGCTGATGACATTAGCGAGATGCTAGAGCAAAACCGCGCTGACGTCTTTACTTCTGTTATCGATGAATACATCCCGCCACAGTCGCTTGAAGATATGTGGGATATCGAAGGTCTTCAAGAGCGTCTTAAGAATGACTTTGACCTTGATCTGGCGATCAAATCTTGGTTGGAAGAAGACGACAAGCTTTATGAAGAAGCACTTCGCGAGAAGATCCTTGATACTGCTGTCACTATCTACAAAGAGAAAGAAGAGACCGTTGGTGCTCAAGTACTGCGTAACTTCGAAAAATCAGTGATGCTACAAACGCTAGATACGCTTTGGAAAGAGCACCTAGCGGCGATGGATCACCTACGTCAAGGTATCCACCTTCGTGGCTACGCACAGAAGAACCCGAAACAAGAGTACAAGCGTGAGTCGTTTGAGCTGTTCGAGCAATTGCTAGATTCTTTGAAGATTGATGTCATCACCATTCTTTCTAAAGTACGCGTACAGCAGCAAGAAGAAGTGGAGCGTATGGAAGCTCAGCGTCAAGCTCAAGCTGAAGCTGCGGCAGCAAAAGCGCAGGCTCAACACGCGAACGCAGAGAACCAGTTGGCGGATAACTCTGAACAAGAGCAAGAAGGTTCAGCACAACCTATGGTACGCGAAGAGCGTAAGGTTGGTCGTAACGAGCCTTGCCCATGTGGTAGCGGTAAGAAGTACAAGCAATGCCACGGTAAAATCAACTAA
- the lpxC gene encoding UDP-3-O-acyl-N-acetylglucosamine deacetylase, with translation MIRQRTLKEIVTTVGVGLHSGRKVTLTLRPAAANTGVVYRRTDVNPPVDFPADPLSVRDTMLCTALVNDEGIRISTVEHLNAALAGMGIDNIIVEVDAPEIPIMDGSASPFVYLLQQAGIETQNAPKRFIRIKKPVRFEDGDKWAELRPYNGFRMDFEIEFNHPAIDADEQRLLFDFSSQGFVKEISRARTFGFMRDIEYLQSQNLVLGGSFDNAIVLDDYRILNEEGLRFENEFVTHKVLDAIGDLYMAGHAIIGEFAAYKSGHGLNNQLLRAVLADQEAWEWATFEEQAGSPVAFADPSMVMA, from the coding sequence ATGATCAGACAACGTACGCTTAAAGAAATAGTGACTACTGTAGGAGTGGGCCTTCACTCTGGTCGTAAAGTAACACTAACTTTGCGTCCTGCGGCTGCGAATACTGGTGTTGTATACCGTCGTACTGACGTGAATCCGCCTGTGGATTTTCCTGCGGATCCTCTTTCTGTACGTGACACTATGCTTTGTACTGCGCTTGTAAACGATGAAGGCATCCGTATTTCTACGGTTGAGCACCTCAATGCTGCACTAGCTGGCATGGGCATCGATAACATCATCGTAGAGGTTGATGCACCTGAGATTCCAATCATGGATGGTAGCGCAAGCCCATTCGTATACCTGCTACAACAAGCGGGCATTGAAACTCAGAATGCACCAAAACGATTCATTCGTATCAAGAAACCTGTTCGCTTCGAAGATGGCGATAAGTGGGCTGAACTTCGCCCTTACAATGGTTTCAGAATGGACTTCGAGATTGAGTTTAATCACCCAGCAATCGATGCTGACGAACAGCGTCTACTGTTTGATTTCTCATCACAAGGTTTTGTAAAAGAAATCTCTCGAGCACGTACTTTCGGCTTCATGCGTGATATCGAATACCTACAATCACAAAACCTAGTTTTGGGTGGTAGCTTCGACAATGCTATCGTTTTGGATGATTACCGTATCCTTAACGAAGAAGGTCTACGATTCGAAAATGAATTCGTAACACACAAAGTATTGGATGCAATCGGTGACTTGTATATGGCTGGTCATGCCATTATTGGTGAGTTTGCAGCTTATAAGTCAGGTCACGGTCTAAACAACCAACTGCTTCGCGCGGTACTGGCAGACCAAGAAGCGTGGGAGTGGGCAACGTTTGAAGAGCAAGCAGGTTCTCCAGTCGCGTTTGCAGACCCTAGCATGGTAATGGCGTAA